A genome region from Nymphalis io chromosome Z, ilAglIoxx1.1, whole genome shotgun sequence includes the following:
- the LOC126780621 gene encoding NADH dehydrogenase [ubiquinone] iron-sulfur protein 2, mitochondrial-like — translation MWINFGPQHPAAHGVLRLILELDGETVVRADPHIGYLHRATEKLMESKHYTQNLPFVDRFDYVSTLANEQGFAIAVETLLNIEVPPRAKAIRVLCSELSRIANHLLNISGTILDAGGITPFFWMCEEREKIYELHERLCGARVHCAYVRPGGVSQDIPIGFLDDVHEFCMKLGERCDETEDLATENRLYYARTAGIGAVKAHEAIYHGFSGPMLRCTGVKWDLRIAHPYDGYDLYDFDVPVGTMGDSYDRHLLRLTELRQSLRIINQVIDTMPAGEIRTDDSKISLPLRAEMKTSMEALIHHFKLCTEGYIVPPGATYTAVECPKGELGFYMVADGTSKPYRVGIRSCSYNHLAALSFMGKGLMLADISILIATIDIVFGDIDR, via the coding sequence ATGTGGATAAATTTTGGACCGCAGCATCCAGCCGCTCATGGAGTTCTTAGATTAATTTTGGAATTAGACGGTGAAACAGTCGTTCGAGCAGATCCTCATATAGGATATCTACATAGAGCGACAGAAAAATTAATGGAAAGTAAACACTACACACAAAACCTACCTTTTGTTGATCGCTTCGACTATGTATCCACACTAGCTAATGAACAGGGGTTTGCGATTGCCGTTGAGACTCTTCTTAATATTGAAGTGCCACCTAGAGCAAAGGCTATAAGAGTGTTATGTAGTGAACTTAGTCGCATAGCCAatcatcttttaaatatttctggaACAATTCTTGATGCTGGTGGAATAACACCATTTTTCTGGATGTGCGAAGAACGAGAGAAAATTTATGAACTTCATGAACGTCTATGCGGTGCCCGAGTTCACTGCGCCTACGTTAGGCCTGGTGGTGTATCACAAGATATTCCTATAGGATTTCTTGACGACGTCCATGAATTTTGTATGAAGTTGGGGGAACGGTGTGACGAAACGGAAGACTTAGCAACCGAAAATAGATTGTATTATGCAAGAACTGCGGGAATCGGTGCTGTGAAAGCACACGAAGCAATATATCACGGTTTTAGTGGACCAATGTTGAGATGTACAGGTGTTAAATGGGACTTACGAATTGCACACCCGTATGATGGCTATGACTTGTATGATTTTGATGTCCCGGTTGGTACTATGGGAGACAGTTACGATCGCCATCTTCTTAGACTAACGGAGCTTCGACAATCATTAAGAATTATAAATCAGGTTATTGACACAATGCCTGCAGGCGAAATAAGAACCGATGATTCAAAAATATCTTTACCGCTACGTGCTGAAATGAAAACGTCGATGGAGGCACTTATTCACCATTTTAAATTGTGTACAGAAGGTTATATAGTGCCACCAGGAGCAACATATACCGCTGTCGAATGTCCTAAAGGAGAATTGGGGTTTTATATGGTAGCAGACGGTACTTCAAAACCCTATCGTGTTGGCATAAGATCTTGCTCTTACAATCATTTGGCAGCTTTGTCTTTTATGGGCAAAGGATTAATGCTAGCtgatatatctattttaattgcAACCATTGATATTGTGTTTGGTGATATAGAtcgataa